The following are encoded together in the Lathyrus oleraceus cultivar Zhongwan6 chromosome 3, CAAS_Psat_ZW6_1.0, whole genome shotgun sequence genome:
- the LOC127132146 gene encoding G-box-binding factor 3 isoform X2 has translation MGTSEEEKSTKTEKPSSPVTVTNQTNQANIHVYPDWATMQAYYGPRVAMPPYYNSAVASGHPPHPYMWGPPQTMMQPYGHPYAAMYPHGGVYTHPAVPIGPHPHGQGISSSPATGTPLSIETPPKSSGNTDQGLMKKLKGFDGLAMSIGNCHAESAEPEAESRLSHSVDTDGSSAGSDGNTSGANQTRRKRSREGTPTTDGEEKTQTQGSDVSKEIVASNKMMAVAPAGVAGQLVVPAVSSAMTTALELRKPSTVHSKTNPAAEGWLQNERELKRERRKQSNRESARRSRLRKQAEAEELARKVEALNAESASLKSEINRLAESSEKLKMENAALKEKFKIAQLGQPKEIILTNIDSQSQRITPISTENLLSRVNNNSGSNDNRTVEDENGYCDNKPNTGAKLHQLLDTSPRADAVAAG, from the exons ATGGGAACCAGTGAGGAAGAGAAATCTACCAAGACCGAAAAGCCTTCTTCACCTGTAACAGTT ACCAATCAGACCAACCAGGCGAATATTCATGTCTATCCTGATTGGGCAACCATGCAG GCATATTATGGACCAAGAGTTGCCATGCCACCATACTACAACTCAGCTGTGGCTTCTGGTCACCCTCCTCACCCATACATGTGGGGGCCACCACAG ACTATGATGCAACCTTATGGACATCCTTATGCAGCAATGTATCCACATGGAGGGGTTTATACTCACCCTGCAGTTCCTATT GGGCCACATCCACATGGTCAAGGAATTTCATCTTCACCTGCT ACCggaactcctttaagcatagaGACACCTCCCAAATCATCTGGAAATACCGATCAGGGTCTGATGAAGAAATTAAAAGGGTTTGATGGACTTGCGATGTCCATAGGAAATTGCCATGCTGAGAGTGCAGAGCCTGAAGCTGAAAGTAGGCTATCACACAG TGTGGATACTGACGGTTCGAGTGCTGGAAGTGACGGCAACACTTCAGGG GCTAATCAAACAAGAAGGAAAAGAAGCCGTGAGGGAACACCGACTACTG ATGGAGAAGAGAAAACTCAGACACAGGGAAGTGATGTTTCCAAAGAAATTGTAGCTTCTAACAAGATGATGGCAGTTGCCCCTGCCGGTGTAGCAGGACAACTAGTTGTGCCTGCAGTTTCTTCTGCAATGACCACTGCACTGGAGCTGAGAAAGCCTTCCACTGTTCATTCTAAAACAAATCCTGCCGCAGAAGGTTGGTTACAG AATGAGCGTGAACTGAAGCGTGAGAGGAGGAAACAATCAAATCGAGAATCTGCTAGAAGGTCCAGACTAAGGAAGCAG GCCGAGGCCGAAGAGCTGGCACGGAAAGTTGAAGCCTTGAATGCTGAGAGTGCCTCGCTTAAATCAGAAATAAATCGACTGGCTGAGAGTTCTGAAAAACTGAAGATGGAAAATGCTGCACTAAAG GAGAAATTTAAAATTGCTCAACTGGGACAACCAAAAGAGATAATTTTGACCAACATTGACAGCCAGTCCCAGAGGATTACACCTATAAGTACAGAAAACTTGTTATCAAGAGTTAATAATAATTCGGGTTCTAATGATAATAGAACTGTGGAGGATGAGAATGGTTATTGTGACAACAAACCGAACACTGGTGCAAAACTGCATCAACTACTGGATACAAGTCCTAGAGCTGATGCTGTGGCTGCTGGTTGA
- the LOC127132146 gene encoding G-box-binding factor 3 isoform X1, producing MGTSEEEKSTKTEKPSSPVTVDQTNQTNQANIHVYPDWATMQAYYGPRVAMPPYYNSAVASGHPPHPYMWGPPQTMMQPYGHPYAAMYPHGGVYTHPAVPIGPHPHGQGISSSPATGTPLSIETPPKSSGNTDQGLMKKLKGFDGLAMSIGNCHAESAEPEAESRLSHSVDTDGSSAGSDGNTSGANQTRRKRSREGTPTTDGEEKTQTQGSDVSKEIVASNKMMAVAPAGVAGQLVVPAVSSAMTTALELRKPSTVHSKTNPAAEGWLQNERELKRERRKQSNRESARRSRLRKQAEAEELARKVEALNAESASLKSEINRLAESSEKLKMENAALKEKFKIAQLGQPKEIILTNIDSQSQRITPISTENLLSRVNNNSGSNDNRTVEDENGYCDNKPNTGAKLHQLLDTSPRADAVAAG from the exons ATGGGAACCAGTGAGGAAGAGAAATCTACCAAGACCGAAAAGCCTTCTTCACCTGTAACAGTT GATCAGACCAATCAGACCAACCAGGCGAATATTCATGTCTATCCTGATTGGGCAACCATGCAG GCATATTATGGACCAAGAGTTGCCATGCCACCATACTACAACTCAGCTGTGGCTTCTGGTCACCCTCCTCACCCATACATGTGGGGGCCACCACAG ACTATGATGCAACCTTATGGACATCCTTATGCAGCAATGTATCCACATGGAGGGGTTTATACTCACCCTGCAGTTCCTATT GGGCCACATCCACATGGTCAAGGAATTTCATCTTCACCTGCT ACCggaactcctttaagcatagaGACACCTCCCAAATCATCTGGAAATACCGATCAGGGTCTGATGAAGAAATTAAAAGGGTTTGATGGACTTGCGATGTCCATAGGAAATTGCCATGCTGAGAGTGCAGAGCCTGAAGCTGAAAGTAGGCTATCACACAG TGTGGATACTGACGGTTCGAGTGCTGGAAGTGACGGCAACACTTCAGGG GCTAATCAAACAAGAAGGAAAAGAAGCCGTGAGGGAACACCGACTACTG ATGGAGAAGAGAAAACTCAGACACAGGGAAGTGATGTTTCCAAAGAAATTGTAGCTTCTAACAAGATGATGGCAGTTGCCCCTGCCGGTGTAGCAGGACAACTAGTTGTGCCTGCAGTTTCTTCTGCAATGACCACTGCACTGGAGCTGAGAAAGCCTTCCACTGTTCATTCTAAAACAAATCCTGCCGCAGAAGGTTGGTTACAG AATGAGCGTGAACTGAAGCGTGAGAGGAGGAAACAATCAAATCGAGAATCTGCTAGAAGGTCCAGACTAAGGAAGCAG GCCGAGGCCGAAGAGCTGGCACGGAAAGTTGAAGCCTTGAATGCTGAGAGTGCCTCGCTTAAATCAGAAATAAATCGACTGGCTGAGAGTTCTGAAAAACTGAAGATGGAAAATGCTGCACTAAAG GAGAAATTTAAAATTGCTCAACTGGGACAACCAAAAGAGATAATTTTGACCAACATTGACAGCCAGTCCCAGAGGATTACACCTATAAGTACAGAAAACTTGTTATCAAGAGTTAATAATAATTCGGGTTCTAATGATAATAGAACTGTGGAGGATGAGAATGGTTATTGTGACAACAAACCGAACACTGGTGCAAAACTGCATCAACTACTGGATACAAGTCCTAGAGCTGATGCTGTGGCTGCTGGTTGA
- the LOC127132146 gene encoding G-box-binding factor 3 isoform X3 gives MGTSEEEKSTKTEKPSSPVTVAYYGPRVAMPPYYNSAVASGHPPHPYMWGPPQTMMQPYGHPYAAMYPHGGVYTHPAVPIGPHPHGQGISSSPATGTPLSIETPPKSSGNTDQGLMKKLKGFDGLAMSIGNCHAESAEPEAESRLSHSVDTDGSSAGSDGNTSGANQTRRKRSREGTPTTDGEEKTQTQGSDVSKEIVASNKMMAVAPAGVAGQLVVPAVSSAMTTALELRKPSTVHSKTNPAAEGWLQNERELKRERRKQSNRESARRSRLRKQAEAEELARKVEALNAESASLKSEINRLAESSEKLKMENAALKEKFKIAQLGQPKEIILTNIDSQSQRITPISTENLLSRVNNNSGSNDNRTVEDENGYCDNKPNTGAKLHQLLDTSPRADAVAAG, from the exons ATGGGAACCAGTGAGGAAGAGAAATCTACCAAGACCGAAAAGCCTTCTTCACCTGTAACAGTT GCATATTATGGACCAAGAGTTGCCATGCCACCATACTACAACTCAGCTGTGGCTTCTGGTCACCCTCCTCACCCATACATGTGGGGGCCACCACAG ACTATGATGCAACCTTATGGACATCCTTATGCAGCAATGTATCCACATGGAGGGGTTTATACTCACCCTGCAGTTCCTATT GGGCCACATCCACATGGTCAAGGAATTTCATCTTCACCTGCT ACCggaactcctttaagcatagaGACACCTCCCAAATCATCTGGAAATACCGATCAGGGTCTGATGAAGAAATTAAAAGGGTTTGATGGACTTGCGATGTCCATAGGAAATTGCCATGCTGAGAGTGCAGAGCCTGAAGCTGAAAGTAGGCTATCACACAG TGTGGATACTGACGGTTCGAGTGCTGGAAGTGACGGCAACACTTCAGGG GCTAATCAAACAAGAAGGAAAAGAAGCCGTGAGGGAACACCGACTACTG ATGGAGAAGAGAAAACTCAGACACAGGGAAGTGATGTTTCCAAAGAAATTGTAGCTTCTAACAAGATGATGGCAGTTGCCCCTGCCGGTGTAGCAGGACAACTAGTTGTGCCTGCAGTTTCTTCTGCAATGACCACTGCACTGGAGCTGAGAAAGCCTTCCACTGTTCATTCTAAAACAAATCCTGCCGCAGAAGGTTGGTTACAG AATGAGCGTGAACTGAAGCGTGAGAGGAGGAAACAATCAAATCGAGAATCTGCTAGAAGGTCCAGACTAAGGAAGCAG GCCGAGGCCGAAGAGCTGGCACGGAAAGTTGAAGCCTTGAATGCTGAGAGTGCCTCGCTTAAATCAGAAATAAATCGACTGGCTGAGAGTTCTGAAAAACTGAAGATGGAAAATGCTGCACTAAAG GAGAAATTTAAAATTGCTCAACTGGGACAACCAAAAGAGATAATTTTGACCAACATTGACAGCCAGTCCCAGAGGATTACACCTATAAGTACAGAAAACTTGTTATCAAGAGTTAATAATAATTCGGGTTCTAATGATAATAGAACTGTGGAGGATGAGAATGGTTATTGTGACAACAAACCGAACACTGGTGCAAAACTGCATCAACTACTGGATACAAGTCCTAGAGCTGATGCTGTGGCTGCTGGTTGA